One Qipengyuania aurantiaca genomic region harbors:
- a CDS encoding MFS transporter, translated as MATAEPAAEQRQTLRFLWLYALAAAGGAVSYVPFLTLLLPVRATEMVGDGNIDLLAYIAFAGAITASLANIGFGWLSDATGTRRPWIVAGLVLSCVLLVSVRTTSNPSELIGLVVVWQVALNMMLAPLAAWAGDVVPDRQKGFLGGLLSFAPALGAASGALVTLPGLAGPDERLVLVAALVAGMVLPVILFGRPIPMPDLTEPVTRLKNTPPRFPRGAVARMWLARLLVQIAEAALFAYLLIWLTGIDASFTDSDTARIFALVLGLSVPLALFAGRWSDRRDRPILPLAWGAGVGALGLVIMALAQGIEGAIGGYLVFGLSTSVFLALHSSQTLRVLPKPATRGRDLGLFNLTNTVPSLIMPWLTLALVPLFGFSGLFFLLAGLAALATVLLLTMPKSPAPSN; from the coding sequence GTGGCGACAGCTGAGCCTGCGGCCGAGCAGCGGCAGACGCTGCGCTTCCTGTGGCTCTACGCGCTGGCCGCTGCCGGTGGCGCCGTATCCTACGTCCCCTTCCTCACCCTCTTGCTGCCGGTCCGGGCGACCGAAATGGTGGGTGACGGCAATATCGACCTGCTCGCCTATATTGCCTTTGCCGGAGCGATCACCGCCAGCCTCGCCAACATCGGTTTCGGCTGGCTGAGCGATGCCACAGGTACGCGGCGCCCGTGGATCGTGGCGGGCCTGGTCCTTTCCTGTGTCCTGCTCGTCAGCGTTCGGACGACCTCCAACCCTTCCGAGCTCATCGGCCTCGTGGTGGTCTGGCAGGTCGCCCTCAACATGATGCTTGCCCCGCTCGCCGCCTGGGCGGGCGATGTGGTGCCCGACCGGCAGAAGGGGTTCCTCGGAGGCCTGCTTTCCTTCGCGCCTGCGCTGGGAGCGGCCTCGGGCGCGCTGGTCACCCTGCCCGGTCTGGCGGGGCCGGACGAGCGGCTGGTCCTCGTCGCGGCGCTGGTGGCTGGGATGGTGTTACCGGTCATCCTCTTCGGCAGGCCCATCCCCATGCCGGACCTCACCGAGCCGGTGACGCGGCTTAAAAACACCCCTCCCCGCTTCCCGCGCGGCGCGGTCGCGCGGATGTGGCTGGCACGCCTGCTGGTCCAGATCGCCGAGGCGGCGCTCTTCGCCTATCTCCTCATCTGGCTGACCGGCATCGACGCAAGCTTCACCGACAGCGACACCGCGCGAATCTTCGCATTGGTTCTCGGCCTTTCAGTCCCTCTCGCCCTTTTCGCCGGGCGCTGGTCCGACCGCCGCGACCGACCTATCCTGCCGCTCGCCTGGGGCGCGGGCGTGGGCGCGCTGGGGCTGGTCATTATGGCGCTGGCGCAGGGTATCGAGGGCGCCATTGGGGGCTATCTCGTCTTCGGTCTCTCGACGAGCGTGTTCCTCGCGCTCCATTCCAGCCAGACCCTGCGCGTCCTGCCCAAGCCGGCGACCCGCGGGCGCGATCTCGGGCTTTTCAATCTCACCAACACCGTGCCCAGCCTCATCATGCCGTGGCTGACGCTCGCGCTCGTTCCGCTGTTCGGCTTCTCGGGCCTGTTCTTCCTGCTCGCCGGTTTGGCGGCGCTGGCGACCGTCCTGCTGCTGACCATGCCGAAGTCTCCCGCCCCCTCCAACTAG
- a CDS encoding LacI family DNA-binding transcriptional regulator yields MARRRQSVTIKHVAADAGVSLQTVSRVINNEPNVRPAMKERVQASIDKLGYVPSIAAQRMSGSRSYLILAINDRDLTIADWRAREGRDWVDQMLLGGMLTCAEHGYRMLIELVDTHSDHVERELGAALAALQPDGVILTPPHSENPLITGLLAERGIPFARIGSKQDGPGIAMTMGDTHNAQLATDHLIELGHERIGFIAGPKEFSLAGWRIEGWEKTMADAGLPTDGLCERGDFGFESGILAASNLLDAAEPPTAIIASSDQMALATIEVARKRGLDIPRDLSLVSFDNSPIVRFTQPPLTAVDQPISATIARAVELLIEARKKAPPKEPVSVHGELVVRGSTAGPGRRGDS; encoded by the coding sequence ATGGCTCGGCGGCGCCAGTCGGTAACGATCAAGCATGTGGCTGCGGATGCGGGGGTTTCCCTGCAGACGGTCAGCCGCGTCATCAACAACGAACCCAATGTCCGCCCCGCGATGAAGGAGCGGGTGCAGGCGAGCATCGACAAGCTGGGATATGTGCCCTCGATCGCTGCGCAGCGGATGAGCGGCTCGCGCTCCTATCTCATTCTCGCCATCAACGACCGTGACCTCACGATCGCCGACTGGCGCGCGCGCGAAGGGCGCGACTGGGTCGACCAGATGCTGCTTGGCGGGATGCTGACCTGCGCCGAGCATGGCTATCGCATGCTGATCGAGCTGGTCGACACGCATTCCGACCATGTCGAGCGCGAACTGGGCGCGGCGCTGGCAGCGCTCCAGCCCGATGGCGTGATCCTCACCCCGCCGCATTCGGAAAACCCGCTCATCACGGGGCTGCTCGCCGAACGCGGCATACCCTTTGCGCGCATCGGCTCGAAGCAGGATGGCCCCGGCATCGCGATGACGATGGGCGACACGCATAACGCGCAGCTCGCCACCGATCACCTGATCGAGCTGGGGCACGAGCGCATCGGCTTCATTGCTGGGCCCAAGGAATTCAGCCTTGCCGGCTGGCGTATCGAGGGGTGGGAGAAAACGATGGCCGACGCCGGGCTCCCCACTGATGGCCTGTGCGAGCGCGGCGACTTCGGGTTCGAAAGTGGGATCCTTGCGGCCTCGAACCTTCTCGATGCCGCCGAGCCACCGACCGCGATCATCGCCAGCAGCGACCAGATGGCGCTCGCAACCATCGAGGTGGCGCGCAAGCGCGGGCTCGATATCCCACGAGACCTCTCGCTGGTGAGCTTCGACAATTCGCCGATCGTCCGCTTCACGCAGCCACCCCTGACCGCGGTCGACCAGCCTATTTCCGCGACTATTGCGCGCGCGGTCGAGCTGCTGATCGAAGCGCGCAAGAAGGCGCCGCCGAAGGAGCCGGTCTCCGTCCACGGCGAACTCGTCGTGCGCGGCTCGACCGCCGGGCCCGGACGCCGTGGCGACAGCTGA